TGGCCTCTTGGAAGGAGATACGGTTATTGTCACCGGGAACTTGAATTTAGCGCATGAAACGGAGGTGACTATAAGCGGTGAATGATTGACTGCAAACGATAAATACAGAGAAAAGCATGATAAAATTTTTAATCCAGCGTCCTATTGCCGTGCTGATGGCTTTCACCGCCTGTTTTATAATCGGGCTGGTGACTTATTCTACACTTCCGATATCTCTGCTTCCGAATATCGCTATTCCGGAGATCACTATACAGGTGTCTGCTGCCAATACATCTGCCCGCGAACTGGAAAATACGATTGTGAAACCTTTGCGCAGCCAGTTGATACAGGTTTCTACATTGAAAGATATTCACAGTGAGTCTAGAGACGGCGCCGGTATTATCCGCTTGTCTTTTGATTTCGGTACTAATACGGACCTGGCCTTTATCGAGGTAAATGAAAAGATAGACGCTGCAATGAACTATCTCCCGAAGGAAACGGAACGTCCGAAAGTCATTAAGGCGAGCGCAACGGATATACCTGTTTTTTACCTGAATCTGACTTTGAAGAATGACAGTGCTTATAGCATTACGGGACAACAGTCCTTTCTGGATCTGTGTGAATTTGCGGAATCGGTCATTAAACGTAGGATAGAGCAGCTTGAAGAAGTGGCTATGGTAGATGTGACCGGATTGGTGGAACGTCAGGTGCAGATTGTGCCCGATGAGGATATGCTCTCCATGTTGGGAATTTCTATTGAGGATATAGAATCGACTCTGGCTGCCAATAATGTGGAACCGGGTAGTATGACGGTACGTGACGGATATTATGAATATAACATAAAGTTTTCCACCCTCCTGCGTACTGCGGAAGATGTAGAAAATATTTATCTGCGTAAAGGAGACCGGATTGTGCAGTTAAAGGATTTCTGCCGGGTGAATATCGTGCCCGTAAAAGAAAAAGGGGTATCTGTATCTAACGGGAAAAGGGCAGTGACGCTGGCTGTTATCAAGCAGGCGGATGAGAATATGGATAAGATGAAGAAATCTCTGGTAGAGACGATGGAGTACTTCCAACGGGTATATCCGGATATTGATTTCAGTATCAGCCGTAATCAGACGGAATTGCTGGACTACACAATTTCGAATCTGCAACAGAATCTGTCTTTAGGTTTTCTCTTTATCTGCCTGGTAGCGGTCTTGTTTCTGGGGGATGTAAAATCTCCGTTGGTTATCGGACTTAGCATGGTGGTTTCTATCGTAATCAGTTTCGTTTTCTTCTATCTGTGCAATATGTCCCTGAATATCATTTCACTCGCCGGATTGATTCTGGCATTGGGTATGATGATTGACAGTTCGATTATTGTAACTGAGAATATATCGCAATACCGGGAACGGGGATATTCGTTGCGCCGTGCCTGTATCACGGGAACAAGCGAAGTGGTGACTCCCATGTTGAGTTCCTCCTTAACGACCATTGCCGTGTTTGCACCGTTGATTTTTATGAGTGGTATTGCCGGAGCTATCTTTTACGATCAGGCTTTTTCAGTTACAGTGGGACTTATGGTTTCTTATTTTACGGGTATCATGTTGCTTCCCGTACTTTATCTGCTGGTCTACCGGACCGGTATCCATACCCGGAAATGGAAGTGGCTTTCCTTTAAATTCAATAACCCGATAAAAGATCATACATTAGACCGTTTTTATGATGCGGGGGTGGACTGGGTATTCAGTCATAAAACGTTCAGTGTTTTGTTCTGTGCTATTTCCATTCCGCTTTGTGTATTTTTCTTTTTCTTTATCGACAAGCAGCGTATGCCCGATATTGAGGAGAATGAGTTGATTGCCAGGATTGAGTGGAATGAGAATATTCATGTGGATGAAAACAGGAGGCGTGTGGACGAACTTTTTAAAGAACTGGAAGAACCGGTAGCCGAGCACACGGCGTCCATTGGCAGGCAGGATTTCCTTCTGAACCGTGAAAGGGAGCTTTCTTCTTCCGAGGCTGAACTTTACTTCCGTACGGAGACACCCGAAACTATTTCTCCTTTACAGCAAGAAATTTATCGCAGACTGAAAGAGCGTTATCCGCTTTCTGTCATTTCTTTCTCTCCGCCGGAGACTGTGTTTGAGAAACTCTTTGTCACAGGCGAACCGGATATCATAGCCGAGTTTTATACCCGTAATAAGGCAAAAGCACCGGAAGCGGAAACCATCCGGCGCGTGGAGAAGGACTTGGCACGGAAGACGGGAATCGCCCCTACGGGTATCGCTTTCGAGAATCAACTGAATCTAAGTATTAGCAAAGAGAAACTGTTGCTTTACCGTGTTTCCTATAATGAGCTCTACCGTATCCTGAAAACTGCTTTTCGTGAGAATAGTGTGACAATGTTGCATTCTTACCAACAATATCTTCCGATCAGCGTTGCCGGCAGCGAAAAGACTGTGAATGAAATATTGCAGGAGACGTTGATACAGACTGAACCGGATAATAAAGGAAACATAGAATATATCCCTCTTCGGGAGCTGGTTACGATAGCTCCTGCTGAGGATCTGAAAAGTATTACTTCGGGGCGTAATGGTGAATATGTCCCCTTTAATTTTTATGACGTGCAGAACGGGGACAAGTTGATGCGGGAAGTGAAGCAGGTAGCGGAGGAAACGAAAGAATGGGATA
The nucleotide sequence above comes from Bacteroides caccae. Encoded proteins:
- a CDS encoding efflux RND transporter permease subunit — encoded protein: MIKFLIQRPIAVLMAFTACFIIGLVTYSTLPISLLPNIAIPEITIQVSAANTSARELENTIVKPLRSQLIQVSTLKDIHSESRDGAGIIRLSFDFGTNTDLAFIEVNEKIDAAMNYLPKETERPKVIKASATDIPVFYLNLTLKNDSAYSITGQQSFLDLCEFAESVIKRRIEQLEEVAMVDVTGLVERQVQIVPDEDMLSMLGISIEDIESTLAANNVEPGSMTVRDGYYEYNIKFSTLLRTAEDVENIYLRKGDRIVQLKDFCRVNIVPVKEKGVSVSNGKRAVTLAVIKQADENMDKMKKSLVETMEYFQRVYPDIDFSISRNQTELLDYTISNLQQNLSLGFLFICLVAVLFLGDVKSPLVIGLSMVVSIVISFVFFYLCNMSLNIISLAGLILALGMMIDSSIIVTENISQYRERGYSLRRACITGTSEVVTPMLSSSLTTIAVFAPLIFMSGIAGAIFYDQAFSVTVGLMVSYFTGIMLLPVLYLLVYRTGIHTRKWKWLSFKFNNPIKDHTLDRFYDAGVDWVFSHKTFSVLFCAISIPLCVFFFFFIDKQRMPDIEENELIARIEWNENIHVDENRRRVDELFKELEEPVAEHTASIGRQDFLLNRERELSSSEAELYFRTETPETISPLQQEIYRRLKERYPLSVISFSPPETVFEKLFVTGEPDIIAEFYTRNKAKAPEAETIRRVEKDLARKTGIAPTGIAFENQLNLSISKEKLLLYRVSYNELYRILKTAFRENSVTMLHSYQQYLPISVAGSEKTVNEILQETLIQTEPDNKGNIEYIPLRELVTIAPAEDLKSITSGRNGEYVPFNFYDVQNGDKLMREVKQVAEETKEWDTGFSGSFFSNREMLDELVVILFISLLLMYFILASQFESFLQPLLVLAEIPIDVAFALLLLWLCGHTLNLMSAIGLIVTCGIVINDSILKLDAINELRKAGVPLLEAIHEAGRRRLRPIIMTSLTTIFAMVPLLFSSDMGSELQKPLSIAMIGTMSVGTAVSLFIIPLLYWFIYRKKEEISSK